The Clostridium botulinum BKT015925 genome includes the window TCACCAAGATGTAATGGCTGCAAGACAAACAGGTTTTGCTTTACTTGCGTCAAATAGTGTACAAGAAGCAATGGATTTAGGAGCAGTATCTCACCTTGCAGCATTAAAAGGAAGAGTTCCATTCTTACATTTCTTTGATGGATTCAGAACTTCTCATGAAATTCAAAAAGTAGAATTATTAGATTATGAAGATTTAAGAGGATTAATAGATCAAGATGCTCTTAAAGCATTCAGAAACAACGCTTTAAGTCCAGAACATCCTGTAACTAGAGGAACAGCTCAAAACCCTGATATCTTCTTCCAAGCTAGAGAAGCTTCTAACAAATTCTACAATGCAATACCTGCAATAGTAGAAGAATATATGGGAGAAATCAACAAAATCACAGGAAGAGACTATAAACTATTTAATTACTATGGTGCAGAAGATGCAGATAGAGTAATAGTTGCTATGGGATCTGGATGTGAAACTATAAGTGAAGTTGTTGATTACTTAAATGCAAGAGGAGAAAAAGTAGGTCTTGTTAAAGTTCACTTATACAGACCATTCTCTAAAGAACATTTAATAAATGCAATACCAAGCACAGCTAAGAAAGTAGCTGTTTTAGATAGAACAAAAGAACCAGGTGCACTTGCTGAACCACTTTACTTAGATGTTAGATCTGCATTTTATGATGTAGAAAACAAACCAGTAATAGTTGGTGGAAGATATGGACTAGGTTCAAAAGATACAACTCCAGGACAAATGGCAGCTGTATTTGAAAACTTAAAACAAGATGAGCCAAAGAACAACTTTACACTAGGAATCAACGATGATGTAACTCATACATCACTTGAAACAGTTGAAGGAATAGATGTAATTGCTGAAGGAACTACAGCATGTAAGTTCTGGGGACTTGGATCAGACGGTACTGTTGGTGCTAACAAGAGTGCTATCAAAATCATCGGAGACCATACAGACATGTATGCTCAAGGATATTTTGCATATGACTCTAAAAAATCAGGTGGTATTACAATTTCACACTTAAGATTTGGTAAATCACCAATTAAATCACCTTACTTAATTCAAACTCCTCACTTTGTAGCATGTCATAACCAATCATATGTTAACAAATATGATGTTTTAGAAGGATTAAGAGATAACGGAAACTTCTTACTTAACTGTATCTGGAATCAAGAAGAAGTTGAAGAACATTTACCAGCTCATATGAAGAGATATATTGCAGAACACAATATTAACTTCTACACAATTGATGCTGTTAAGATAGCTCAAGAAATTGGACTTGGCGGAAGAATTAACATGATAATGCAATCTGCATTCTTCAAACTAGCTAACATAATTCCAATAGAAGATGCTACAAAATACTTAAAAGACGCAGTTGTTACTTCTTATGGTAAAAAAGGTGAAAAGGTTGTTAACATGAACCATGCAGCTATAGACAAAGGAGTAAATGCTATAGTTAAAGTAAATGTTCCAGAATCTTGGAAAAATGCTGAAGACAAAAAAGCTGAAACTAAAGATGTTCCAGAATTTGTTTCAAAAATTCTTGAACCAATGAATAGACAAAAAGGTGATGATCTTCCAGTAAGTGCTTTCGAAGGCATGGAAGACGGTACATTCCCTAACGGAACTGCTGCATATGAAAAGAGAGGAATTGCAATTAGTGTTCCAGAATGGAGCATGGAAAATTGTATCCAATGTAACCAATGTTCATATGTTTGTCCTCACGCTGTAATAAGACCAACATTATTAACTGAAGAAGAATATAATAATAAACCAGAAGGATTCAAAGCTGTAGAAGCTAAAGGTCTTAAAGGTGAAAAATTATATTACTCAATGAACGTAAGTGCTCTAGATTGTACTGGTTGTGGAAACTGTGCAGAAGTATGTCCAGCTCCAACTAAAGCTTTAGTTATGAAACCAGCTGCAACTCAAGAAAGCGAACAAGCTAACTATGACTACGCTCAAACTTTATCTGTAAAAGAAAATCCAATGAACAAATATACAGTTAAAGGTAGCCAATTTGAAAAACCACTTCTTGAATTCCACGGTGCTTGTGGTGGTTGTGGAGAAGCTGCATATGCTAAGCTTATAACTCAATTATTTGGTGACAGAATGATGATAGCTAATGCTACAGGATGTACATCAATTTGGGGAGGATCAGCTCCTGCAACTCCATACACTAAAAACCATGAAGGAAAAGGACCAGCTTGGGCTAACTCTTTATTTGAAGATAATGCTGAATACGGTCTTGGAATGTCTTTAGGTGTATCTACAATAAGAACAAACATGGAAAATGTAGCAAAAGACGTTATGGAAAATGTAAGCGCTGAATTAAAAGCTGCATTACAAGAATGGATAGATAATAAAGAAGATGCTGAAGGATCAAAGAAAGCAACTGCTAAATTATTACCATTATTAGAAGCTGAAAAAGCTAACTCACAAGTAGCTGAAATTTTAGAAAATAAAGATTTCTTAGTTAAGAGATCTCAATGGATCTTCGGTGGAGACGGTTGGGCATACGATATCGGATATGGTGGAGTTGACCATGCTTTAGCTTCAGGAGAAGACATAAATATTTTCGTATTTGATACAGAAGTTTACTCAAATACAGGTGGACAATCTTCTAAATCAACTCGTACAGGTGCAATTGCTAAATTTGCTGCAGCTGGTAAGAGAACTAAGAAGAAAGATCTTGGCTTAATGGCTATGACTTATGGATATGTTTACGTTGCTCAAATAGCTATGGGTGCTGATAAGAACCAAACTATAAAAGCAATTCAAGAAGCAGAAGCTTATCCAGGTCCATCATTAATAATTGCTTACGCTCCATGTATAAACCATGGATTAAAAGTAGGTATGGCTTGCTCTCAATTAGAAGAGAAAAAAGCTGTTGATTGCGGATATTGGGGATTATACAGATACAATCCACAATTACAAGATCAAGGAAAGAACCCATTCGTATTAGATTCTAAAGAACCTAAGGGTAATTTCAAAGACTTCTTATTAGGTGAAGTTAGATATGCATCATTAAAGAAAGCTCGTCCAGAACAAGCTGATGATTTATATGCTCAAACAGAAAAAGATGCAATGGAAAGACTTGAAACTTATAAGAGATTAGCTGAAGAAAAATAATAATTAGTTATTATTTTAAAGGACAATTCTAGAAATAGAGTTGTCCTTTTTCTTATTTTTTCATAGAAATAAATATTTTTATACAAAATGCAAAAAAACACTTTTAATATTCTTGAATTAAGGTTACAATAAACATATTGTTATAAACATAAAATGAAAACATAGGAGGTACAATATGGATAAGGAAAAATTAGAAGGCTGTGGATGCGGCGAACATCATCACGATCATGATAATGAAGAATGCGGTTGTGGATGCGGATGTCATGAACACGAAAGTCTTATAGTAGAATTAGAAGATGAACATGGTAATGTAGTTCCTTGCGAAGTAATAGATGGATTTGAATATAAAGAAAATGAATATGCTCTTGTACAAAATCCAGAGGATAATTCAGTTTATCTATTTAAAGTTATAGGCGAAGGCGAAGATGGAGAGTTAGTTGTTCCTGAAGATGAAGAATTCAACGAAGTTACAGCTTACTACGAAACTTTATTAGAAAACGAAGAATAATCTTAAAAAGTCGTTGCATATGCATCGGCTTTTTTCTTGATAAAATCCTCATTAACTAGGAGTGGAAAAATGGAAAAGCTAGGTATATTTGATGTAGATTATACTCTTACAAAAAAAGAAACATTGATAGAATTATACTTATTTATGTTAAAAAAAGATCCCAAATTATTAAGATACATCCCAAGAACTATAATTACAGGTGTTCTTTATGGTTTTGGAATCTATAGTGCCAGAAAATCTAAAGAAACTTTTATTAAATTTTTAGATGGAATTACTGAAGATAGAATGAAAGAATTAGTTAAAGAATTTTATGAGGAAAGATTAAGTAAAATTTTGTACAAAGATGCTATAGATACAATAAAAAAACTAAAAAAAGAAGGATGTAAAATCTATTTAATTTCTGCATCACCTGAGGTATATTTAAATGAACTGTATAATATAAAAGAAGTAGATAAAATAATAGGTACAAAGCTAAA containing:
- the nifJ gene encoding pyruvate:ferredoxin (flavodoxin) oxidoreductase; protein product: MAKMKTMDGNTAAAYASYAFTDVTAIYPITPSSPMAESVDEWSAQGKKNLFGQTVKVMELQSEAGASAAVHGSLQSGALTTTYTASQGLLLMIPNMYKIAGELLPSVFHVSARALASHALSIFGDHQDVMAARQTGFALLASNSVQEAMDLGAVSHLAALKGRVPFLHFFDGFRTSHEIQKVELLDYEDLRGLIDQDALKAFRNNALSPEHPVTRGTAQNPDIFFQAREASNKFYNAIPAIVEEYMGEINKITGRDYKLFNYYGAEDADRVIVAMGSGCETISEVVDYLNARGEKVGLVKVHLYRPFSKEHLINAIPSTAKKVAVLDRTKEPGALAEPLYLDVRSAFYDVENKPVIVGGRYGLGSKDTTPGQMAAVFENLKQDEPKNNFTLGINDDVTHTSLETVEGIDVIAEGTTACKFWGLGSDGTVGANKSAIKIIGDHTDMYAQGYFAYDSKKSGGITISHLRFGKSPIKSPYLIQTPHFVACHNQSYVNKYDVLEGLRDNGNFLLNCIWNQEEVEEHLPAHMKRYIAEHNINFYTIDAVKIAQEIGLGGRINMIMQSAFFKLANIIPIEDATKYLKDAVVTSYGKKGEKVVNMNHAAIDKGVNAIVKVNVPESWKNAEDKKAETKDVPEFVSKILEPMNRQKGDDLPVSAFEGMEDGTFPNGTAAYEKRGIAISVPEWSMENCIQCNQCSYVCPHAVIRPTLLTEEEYNNKPEGFKAVEAKGLKGEKLYYSMNVSALDCTGCGNCAEVCPAPTKALVMKPAATQESEQANYDYAQTLSVKENPMNKYTVKGSQFEKPLLEFHGACGGCGEAAYAKLITQLFGDRMMIANATGCTSIWGGSAPATPYTKNHEGKGPAWANSLFEDNAEYGLGMSLGVSTIRTNMENVAKDVMENVSAELKAALQEWIDNKEDAEGSKKATAKLLPLLEAEKANSQVAEILENKDFLVKRSQWIFGGDGWAYDIGYGGVDHALASGEDINIFVFDTEVYSNTGGQSSKSTRTGAIAKFAAAGKRTKKKDLGLMAMTYGYVYVAQIAMGADKNQTIKAIQEAEAYPGPSLIIAYAPCINHGLKVGMACSQLEEKKAVDCGYWGLYRYNPQLQDQGKNPFVLDSKEPKGNFKDFLLGEVRYASLKKARPEQADDLYAQTEKDAMERLETYKRLAEEK
- a CDS encoding DUF1292 domain-containing protein, coding for MDKEKLEGCGCGEHHHDHDNEECGCGCGCHEHESLIVELEDEHGNVVPCEVIDGFEYKENEYALVQNPEDNSVYLFKVIGEGEDGELVVPEDEEFNEVTAYYETLLENEE
- a CDS encoding HAD-IB family hydrolase; its protein translation is MEKLGIFDVDYTLTKKETLIELYLFMLKKDPKLLRYIPRTIITGVLYGFGIYSARKSKETFIKFLDGITEDRMKELVKEFYEERLSKILYKDAIDTIKKLKKEGCKIYLISASPEVYLNELYNIKEVDKIIGTKLKMENGIYKSSIEGSNNKGEEKVKRLKEVLKDENVEVDFKNSYMFSDSLADLPLFNLVGNPYLINSKKKYNNIKRLQWK